In Vigna unguiculata cultivar IT97K-499-35 chromosome 3, ASM411807v1, whole genome shotgun sequence, a single genomic region encodes these proteins:
- the LOC114178438 gene encoding polygalacturonase 1 beta-like protein 3 yields the protein MSTLFLVLLLSLLTVGSGGRHIADKNPFTPKASVARYWDKHVRNTLPRPSFLLSKASPMTAAQAASFTKLADTNTLSTRLPEFCSAAHLLCFPEVRPSLQKHTKDENFQTYIDGQNFTNYGDGRVNGIDTFKNYSNDIFSTPVNAFRGYSRGSIDHKESFTGYASGTNVADQSFNTYGSKSGGEGSGDFKNYSSNSNVAELRFATYSDNTVNRKQSFSSYNEDSNAGDQSFQSYGKNSFAAKNEFTGYGTESNVASSGFTNYGKKGTGGNSTFTNYGVNMNDPQEKFQSYGDGTVGATHSFANYRDQANVGDDSFQSYEKNTFGSTVNFKNYGNSANPGSDTFKGYAKGAERNTVGFTGYSANTNATFKDYAKEGVSFASYNTSSSSSTVGVSLVKRWVEPGKFFRESMLKEGSVMAMPDIRDKMPQRSFLPRSILVKLPFSSSKIEELKSVFKVSDNSSMEKMMMDSLGECERAPSVGEIKRCVGSVEDMIDFATSVLGRNVGVWTTENVNGFSKNVIVGRVKGMNGGKVTKSVSCHQSWFPYLLYYCHSVPKVRVYEADLLDSETKAKINHGVAICHLDTSAWSPTHGAFVALGSGPGRIEVCHWIFENDMTWTVAD from the exons ATGAGTACCCTCTTTCTCGTTTTACTTCTCTCACTACTCACT GTTGGTTCCGGTGGTCGCCACATAGCCGATAAAAACCCCTTTACTCCAAAGGCTTCAGTGGCACGTTACTGGGACAAACACGTTCGCAACACCTTGCCAAGGCCTTCATTCCTCCTTTCCAAGGCCTCCCCAATGACCGCCGCCCAAGCCGCCTCTTTCACAAAGCTTGCCGACACCAACACCCTCTCTACACGGTTGCCGGAGTTCTGCTCCGCCGCGCACCTTCTCTGCTTCCCGGAGGTACGTCCAAGCCTCCAGAAACACACCAAAGATGAGAATTTTCAAACCTACATCGACGGCCAGAACTTCACCAACTACGGAGACGGTAGAGTAAACGGAATCGACACCTTCAAGAACTACTCCAACGACATCTTCAGCACTCCGGTTAACGCTTTCCGTGGATACAGCCGCGGATCCATTGACCACAAAGAAAGCTTCACCGGCTATGCCAGCGGCACCAACGTCGCCGACCAGAGCTTCAACACCTACGGCTCCAAGAGCGGCGGAGAAGGCTCCGGCGACTTCAAAAATTACTCCAGCAATTCGAACGTCGCTGAACTGCGATTCGCCACCTACTCCGACAACACCGTCAATAGGAAGCAGTCGTTCTCCAGCTACAATGAGGACTCAAACGCAGGCGATCAGTCATTCCAGAGCTATGGCAAGAACTCCTTTGCAGCGAAAAACGAATTCACAGGCTATGGAACAGAGTCCAACGTCGCCTCCTCTGGCTTCACCAACTACGGCAAGAAAGGCACAGGTGGCAATAGTACGTTCACCAACTACGGCGTTAACATGAACGATCCCCAAGAGAAATTCCAAAGCTATGGCGATGGAACCGTTGGTGCGACGCACAGCTTTGCCAACTATAGGGACCAAGCTAATGTAGGAGACGATTCGTTCCAATCCTACGAGAAGAACACGTTTGGGTCCACAGTGAATTTCAAAAACTACGGCAACTCCGCCAACCCTGGTTCCGACACTTTCAAAGGTTACGCTAAAGGAGCAGAACGTAACACGGTTGGCTTCACCGGCTACAGCGCTAACACCAACGCAACCTTTAAGGATTACGCCAAAGAGGGTGTTTCCTTCGCTTCTTACAAcacctcttcctcttcttccacTGTTGGTGTTAGTTTGGTGAAAAGGTGGGTCGAACCGGGTAAGTTCTTTCGCGAGAGCATGCTGAAGGAAGGAAGCGTGATGGCCATGCCTGACATAAGAGATAAAATGCCCCAAAGATCATTTCTGCCTCGCTCTATTCTGGTGAAATTGCCCTTCTCTTCTTCAAAGATTGAGGAGCTGAAGAGCGTGTTCAAGGTGTCTGATAACTCCTCCATGGAAAAGATGATGATGGATTCTTTGGGTGAGTGCGAGAGAGCACCCAGCGTCGGAGAGATCAAACGTTGTGTGGGCTCTGTCGAGGACATGATTGATTTTGCAACCTCTGTTTTGGGCCGTAATGTCGGGGTTTGGACAACTGAGAACGTAAACGGGTTCAGTAAGAATGTAATTGTGGGTCGGGTCAAAGGGATGAACGGTGGCAAGGTAACCAAATCCGTTTCCTGTCACCAGAGCTGGTTCCCTTATCTGCTTTACTACTGTCACTCGGTTCCTAAGGTTCGGGTCTACGAAGCGGATCTCTTGGATTCGGAAACGAAGGCGAAGATTAACCACGGTGTTGCCATATGTCACTTGGACACCAGTGCATGGAGCCCCACCCACGGCGCATTCGTGGCTCTTGGGTCGGGTCCGGGTCGGATTGAAGTATGCCATTGGATCTTCGAGAATGACATGACTTGGACCGTTGCAGATTGA